The following coding sequences lie in one Erwinia amylovora genomic window:
- a CDS encoding SDR family oxidoreductase encodes MMKILITGAGTGFGKFYSLELAKRGHQVYSAVELPSQIYPLRAEADRLGVDLNVIKVDITDPIDREYAAQFDIDILVNNAGIGEGGSIVDMPDAVFERQFQVNVFSTLSFTRHFIKKFTDRKSGRIIFISSVAGFLSAEFTGAYTASKHALESVAETLQLELGQFGVSVSTINPAPYRTGFNDAQIEACYNWYNKDSAIIDHDNLSFPMPQYEQHQDVGAMVDVILDHKAYVRNVFPKEFEETIKGIQQAAWLKKNGE; translated from the coding sequence ATGATGAAAATTCTTATAACTGGAGCAGGTACAGGATTTGGGAAGTTCTACTCGTTAGAGCTGGCTAAAAGAGGGCATCAGGTTTATTCTGCCGTTGAACTGCCAAGTCAGATTTATCCTCTGCGTGCAGAAGCGGACCGTCTCGGTGTGGATCTCAACGTGATAAAGGTGGATATCACTGACCCTATTGATCGGGAGTACGCCGCTCAATTTGACATTGATATTTTAGTCAATAACGCCGGAATTGGTGAGGGTGGGTCAATAGTTGATATGCCCGATGCGGTTTTTGAAAGGCAGTTTCAGGTTAATGTCTTTAGTACATTGTCTTTTACCAGGCACTTTATTAAAAAATTTACCGACAGGAAGAGCGGCAGGATTATATTCATTTCTTCCGTGGCAGGTTTTTTATCGGCGGAGTTTACCGGCGCCTATACAGCGTCTAAGCATGCATTAGAATCTGTAGCTGAAACATTACAGCTGGAGCTGGGTCAGTTTGGCGTGTCTGTTTCGACCATCAATCCAGCCCCCTATCGGACAGGATTTAACGATGCACAAATCGAAGCTTGCTATAACTGGTATAATAAAGATTCAGCAATCATTGATCATGATAACTTGAGCTTCCCCATGCCGCAATATGAACAGCATCAGGACGTCGGGGCTATGGTTGACGTGATCCTGGATCATAAAGCTTACGTCAGAAATGTTTTTCCTAAGGAATTCGAAGAAACGATCAAAGGAATTCAACAAGCGGCCTGGCTGAAGAAGAACGGCGAGTAA
- a CDS encoding YdbL family protein: MKHLYRVLLLGCLLLPPAAMALTLNEARQQGRVGETLNGYIAPIQQDAETRELVKQINAGRAQQYQQLAQQNSLTTQEVANIAGQKLVDRAKPGEYVRGINGQWLKKTPE; encoded by the coding sequence ATGAAACATCTGTACCGGGTATTGCTGCTGGGCTGTTTGCTGCTGCCACCGGCAGCAATGGCGCTCACGCTTAATGAGGCGCGCCAGCAGGGTCGGGTGGGCGAAACGTTAAACGGTTATATTGCCCCAATCCAGCAGGACGCTGAAACGCGGGAGCTGGTCAAGCAGATCAACGCCGGGCGAGCGCAACAGTATCAACAGCTGGCACAGCAAAATAGCCTGACTACGCAAGAAGTGGCAAATATCGCCGGGCAGAAGCTGGTTGATCGGGCAAAGCCCGGTGAATATGTGCGCGGTATTAACGGGCAATGGTTAAAAAAGACCCCTGAATAA
- a CDS encoding YnbE family lipoprotein: MKALISLPLASCIMLLTGCVPRIEVAAPKEPITINMNVKIEHEIHIKVDKDVEALLKNRSGLF; encoded by the coding sequence ATGAAAGCCCTGATTAGCCTGCCGTTGGCCAGTTGCATTATGTTGTTAACTGGCTGTGTTCCGCGTATCGAAGTGGCTGCGCCGAAAGAGCCAATTACCATTAATATGAATGTCAAAATCGAACATGAGATCCATATTAAGGTGGATAAAGACGTGGAAGCATTATTAAAAAACCGTAGCGGCCTGTTTTAA
- a CDS encoding YdbH family protein, which produces MKQGWIRALVVLTAVILLLTGLMLTATQWLPRLAALWLPENTTLVLNGQLRWQQGALRLPGLHYRIGDCELVTVNNAALSRHQSRWQLSADTVSIDSICTAQIPPSNRQQAPRSLAEWQQMLPAADISVGQLAVAPWQNGSGSLKLHIDARRQRLDYRAKKLTLQAELYGQQLALNNVEWQAAGIAQPVILNGTLSLPAYPGGLPESGGLRSKITLDGAPDPIRVELNWQQQSGTLIARSENHSIPLLVLPWQIDPQLIEIRQGRWNWPWGGQPLSGQIALSAKNWQQGLAATEITGRLNLLTQGRGGKGNVALGIGPGKLDQADSHLPLRLTGEAKMAQLQFYAGLPGVLRGPLIDPQLKLQPGALLRMKGQLLSTLEVDEARWPLAGLSVSSAGITGRLQAILSAHKREMGRFRLHLDGRASSFWPDKGEWHWRYWGKGYLAPLAATWDVNGRGRWQDTLIELNSLSTGFDHLRYAGTTMDAPRLTLDKPIIWQRDPARPSFNAQLKLKAKKVRLKNGGYLPPSILSLAMKGRDPAWFLYNGSLQAGKIGPLQVRGRWNGERLRGQLWWPQQSLRVFQPLLSPNLKMSIQDGQLKAQIAFSAAGEQGLKAGGHWLVTNGSVLMPDNAFNGIDFSLPFRLEAQRWYFGTHGPVALRIGEINNQFVMQNITADLQGWYPWSSAKPLRLSNVGLDVLGGQLRMASLQMPQSQPATVRVKHINVSELVTAMKLKQLAMSGTINGALPLWLTNSQWLVKGGWVANSGVLTLRMDKDMADAIISNNFAAGAAIDWLRYMDISRSWATIDIDNLGWMTMAAKVDGSSRFSNRNQRVSLHYTQRENLFQLWRSLRFGGNLQSWVEDNASLPVHKEKSHESPD; this is translated from the coding sequence ATGAAACAGGGCTGGATTAGAGCGCTGGTGGTGCTGACCGCAGTCATCTTGCTGCTGACGGGGCTGATGCTAACTGCGACACAATGGCTGCCGCGCCTGGCTGCTCTTTGGCTGCCGGAAAATACCACCCTTGTGCTTAATGGCCAGCTCCGTTGGCAACAGGGGGCGCTGCGGCTGCCAGGTTTACATTACCGCATTGGTGACTGCGAGCTGGTAACGGTGAACAACGCGGCGTTATCACGGCATCAGTCACGCTGGCAGCTTTCTGCCGATACGGTGTCGATTGACAGCATCTGTACAGCACAAATTCCACCATCAAATCGTCAGCAGGCTCCGCGATCGCTGGCTGAATGGCAGCAAATGTTGCCGGCTGCCGATATCAGCGTCGGTCAGTTGGCCGTAGCGCCCTGGCAAAATGGAAGCGGCAGTTTGAAGCTGCATATTGATGCCCGCCGTCAGCGCCTGGACTACCGGGCAAAAAAACTGACGTTACAGGCCGAACTCTACGGACAGCAGCTGGCGCTGAATAACGTTGAATGGCAAGCGGCGGGTATTGCACAGCCTGTTATCCTGAACGGCACGCTTAGTTTGCCGGCTTACCCGGGCGGCCTGCCTGAATCCGGCGGGCTGCGCAGCAAAATCACGCTTGATGGTGCCCCCGACCCCATTCGCGTCGAGCTGAACTGGCAACAGCAGAGCGGCACGCTGATCGCCCGCAGCGAAAATCACTCCATCCCGTTACTGGTTCTGCCGTGGCAAATTGATCCGCAGCTTATTGAGATAAGGCAGGGGCGGTGGAACTGGCCCTGGGGTGGTCAGCCCCTTTCTGGCCAGATTGCGTTAAGTGCAAAGAACTGGCAGCAGGGATTAGCCGCGACGGAAATAACCGGCCGCCTGAATCTGCTTACCCAGGGGCGCGGTGGTAAGGGCAACGTTGCGCTCGGTATCGGACCGGGCAAGCTTGACCAGGCCGACAGTCATCTGCCGTTACGGCTGACCGGCGAAGCAAAGATGGCGCAGCTGCAGTTCTATGCCGGACTGCCGGGGGTACTTCGTGGTCCGCTAATCGATCCGCAGCTGAAGCTGCAACCCGGGGCGTTGCTGCGCATGAAAGGGCAACTGCTGTCGACGCTGGAAGTGGATGAAGCACGCTGGCCTTTGGCTGGCCTGTCCGTCTCATCCGCCGGGATCACCGGCCGCCTGCAGGCCATTCTCAGCGCTCATAAACGTGAAATGGGACGTTTTCGTCTGCACCTCGATGGCCGGGCCAGCAGCTTCTGGCCGGATAAAGGCGAATGGCACTGGCGCTACTGGGGCAAGGGCTATCTGGCTCCGCTGGCAGCAACGTGGGATGTAAACGGTCGGGGACGTTGGCAAGACACACTGATTGAACTGAACTCGTTATCCACAGGTTTTGACCATTTGCGCTATGCAGGCACCACCATGGATGCGCCGCGTCTGACGCTGGATAAACCGATCATCTGGCAGCGTGACCCGGCACGGCCATCGTTTAACGCCCAGCTTAAGCTGAAAGCCAAAAAAGTGCGGCTGAAGAACGGGGGATATCTGCCACCTTCCATTTTGTCCCTGGCAATGAAGGGCCGCGACCCGGCCTGGTTTCTGTATAACGGCAGTTTGCAGGCCGGAAAAATTGGCCCGCTACAGGTACGCGGCCGATGGAATGGCGAGCGCTTGCGCGGTCAGCTATGGTGGCCGCAACAGTCGCTGCGTGTTTTCCAGCCGCTGCTCAGCCCGAACCTGAAAATGTCCATTCAGGACGGCCAACTTAAAGCGCAGATCGCTTTCTCTGCCGCTGGCGAGCAGGGGCTGAAAGCCGGCGGGCACTGGCTGGTCACTAACGGCAGCGTATTGATGCCCGATAATGCATTTAACGGTATTGATTTCTCCTTACCCTTCCGCCTGGAAGCGCAGCGTTGGTATTTCGGCACGCATGGCCCGGTGGCGTTGCGCATTGGCGAGATTAACAACCAGTTTGTCATGCAAAATATCACCGCCGATTTGCAAGGGTGGTATCCCTGGAGCAGCGCTAAACCGCTCAGACTCTCCAATGTGGGTCTTGATGTTTTAGGCGGCCAGCTTCGAATGGCCAGTCTGCAAATGCCGCAATCCCAGCCCGCCACCGTGCGTGTTAAGCATATCAATGTGTCCGAACTGGTAACGGCGATGAAGTTAAAGCAGTTAGCGATGTCCGGCACCATCAACGGGGCATTACCGCTGTGGTTAACCAATTCACAGTGGCTGGTTAAAGGCGGCTGGGTCGCTAATAGCGGTGTGTTAACGCTGCGCATGGATAAGGATATGGCGGATGCCATCATCAGCAACAATTTTGCCGCCGGGGCAGCAATAGACTGGCTACGTTATATGGATATTTCCCGCAGCTGGGCTACCATCGATATTGATAACCTTGGCTGGATGACGATGGCGGCAAAAGTTGATGGTTCCAGCCGTTTCAGCAATCGAAACCAGCGGGTATCACTGCATTACACCCAGCGCGAAAACCTGTTCCAACTGTGGCGCAGTTTGCGTTTTGGCGGTAATCTGCAATCCTGGGTGGAGGATAACGCCTCCCTGCCAGTGCATAAGGAAAAGAGTCATGAAAGCCCTGATTAG
- a CDS encoding 2-hydroxyacid dehydrogenase has protein sequence MKIAVYSTRQYERKYLQQVNENYGFEFEFFDFLLSEATAKNAAGCEGVCLFVNDDASRSVLEELAALGVKFVALRCAGFNNVDLAAAAELGIKAVRVPAYSPEAVAEHAVGMMMTLNRRIHRAYQRTRDANFSLEGLIGFNMHGRTAGVIGTGKIGIAALRILKGFGMRLLACDPYPSPQAEELGAEYVDIDTLFSQSDVITLHCPLTAENHHLLNVSAFAKMKQGVMVINTSRGGLIDSQAATEALKQQKIGALGMDVYENERGLFFEDNSNDVIQDDVFRRLSACHNVLFTGHQAFLTAEAITSIAHTTLENLRLLEKGEPCENLLSA, from the coding sequence ATGAAAATTGCGGTATACAGCACCAGGCAGTATGAACGGAAATATCTTCAACAGGTCAATGAAAACTATGGCTTTGAATTCGAATTCTTCGACTTTTTGCTTAGCGAAGCCACGGCAAAAAACGCTGCGGGATGTGAAGGTGTCTGTCTCTTCGTCAACGATGATGCCAGCCGCAGCGTGTTAGAGGAACTGGCCGCGCTGGGGGTGAAATTTGTTGCCCTGCGCTGTGCAGGTTTTAATAACGTCGACCTTGCTGCGGCCGCTGAACTGGGAATTAAAGCCGTTCGTGTTCCCGCCTATTCGCCCGAAGCGGTTGCTGAGCATGCGGTTGGGATGATGATGACCCTGAACCGCCGCATTCATCGCGCTTACCAGCGCACCCGCGATGCTAATTTTTCGCTTGAAGGTTTGATTGGTTTTAATATGCACGGCCGTACCGCCGGGGTGATCGGCACGGGTAAAATCGGTATTGCCGCGCTGCGCATTCTGAAAGGCTTCGGCATGCGTCTGCTGGCCTGTGATCCTTATCCCAGCCCACAGGCAGAAGAACTGGGGGCTGAATACGTCGATATTGATACCCTGTTCAGCCAGTCTGACGTTATTACCCTGCATTGTCCGTTGACGGCGGAAAACCACCACCTGCTGAATGTGAGTGCCTTTGCCAAAATGAAGCAAGGCGTGATGGTGATTAACACCAGTCGGGGCGGGCTTATTGATTCTCAGGCGGCAACAGAGGCTCTTAAACAGCAGAAAATCGGTGCTCTGGGAATGGACGTATATGAAAACGAACGTGGACTTTTCTTTGAAGATAATTCTAACGATGTGATCCAGGATGATGTGTTCCGTCGGCTTTCAGCCTGCCATAACGTGCTGTTTACCGGCCACCAGGCGTTTCTGACCGCCGAAGCCATAACCAGTATTGCGCACACCACGCTGGAGAATCTGCGGCTGCTGGAGAAAGGCGAGCCGTGCGAAAACCTGCTAAGCGCGTGA
- a CDS encoding DUF333 domain-containing protein has protein sequence MKAATSLLVATCLLLSACSSNSDNEPPQQATAAHVSARVEMADLAVNNCLNAGGTLALSRQLDGSSVGMCQLKNGRRCSEGALLNGSCAR, from the coding sequence ATGAAAGCAGCAACATCGTTGTTGGTGGCAACCTGTTTGTTACTATCTGCCTGCAGTAGCAATAGCGATAATGAGCCGCCGCAGCAAGCGACGGCCGCCCACGTTTCTGCCCGAGTTGAGATGGCGGACCTGGCGGTGAACAACTGCCTGAATGCCGGAGGGACGCTGGCGCTGTCCCGCCAGCTGGATGGTAGCTCGGTAGGGATGTGTCAGTTAAAGAATGGTCGCCGGTGTTCGGAAGGGGCATTACTCAACGGTAGCTGCGCACGCTGA
- a CDS encoding putative quinol monooxygenase, whose amino-acid sequence MIAHPGKGDALYKVLNQCVAPSRDEPGNMHYDLYRSVENSDQFLFHESWKNASAVEQHEAQPHFKTLLAEAGPLLAKPPVINKI is encoded by the coding sequence ATGATTGCTCACCCCGGTAAGGGCGACGCGCTGTATAAAGTTCTGAACCAATGCGTGGCTCCCAGCCGTGATGAGCCGGGTAACATGCATTACGATTTATACCGCAGCGTAGAAAATAGCGACCAGTTTCTGTTCCATGAAAGCTGGAAAAACGCCTCCGCCGTGGAGCAACATGAAGCCCAGCCGCACTTCAAGACGTTACTGGCTGAAGCCGGCCCGCTGTTGGCAAAGCCGCCGGTAATCAATAAGATCTGA